In Strix uralensis isolate ZFMK-TIS-50842 chromosome 26, bStrUra1, whole genome shotgun sequence, a genomic segment contains:
- the CCDC15 gene encoding coiled-coil domain-containing protein 15 — MGPGACGGGARGAGAVGGARGAAPVGGDEGGARGAVPTGGAVGGAKGAAPMGGLVGGARRAEVAPGFKASVEAEVAGQTHCGARMLPPTKEQPRGAGEHPGGRRARPPRQSWQVLAQRSQSVAPVGVWVESGPDQPQESLAFASAFQVEEELKEQQREKAASLRRFQGEVRQRVNQQVRMRRKQQLQQSCEAAERESSVAAQYAGSVLRFAPRKSTCLFRSPPTPRICSPGARVVPPPQPGMGDEPFQQQAAELSKTLKQVRRRLASCKTVLQGAPELPGGIWSREKPESCKTATVPAGDESEEILLAGHHDLPAELQDQGTTPQQAEQDDDFYIKIEFEKFCDRSVKDSSLPEPPQRLHADDQAPLILWAGVDREETKKQRQNEYLRYRRLFMNIEREQVREQQRQKERQKQMAQIKSKKEKQRRAEEQRMREVAAQQGPSLREGACDTLAQLKLVERREKMIKEKQRNKEHVRYLEALRAQMREKMKLYNIDLPLLCSCGSDFWDSHPDTCANNCVFYKNHKAYSHALQSVISSCAPTDTSSSARAPLRDLAALCARWGRPL, encoded by the exons ATGGGCCCAGGAGCCTGTGGGGGCGGGGCCAGAGGGGCTGGGGCGGTGGGCGGAGCCAGAGGGGCTGCGCCTGTGGGCGGGGATGAGGGCGGGGCCAGAGGGGCTGTGCCTACGGGTGGGGCTGTGGGCGGGGCCAAAGGGGCTGCGCCTATGGGCGGGCTCGTGGGCGGGGCCAGGCGGGCGGAAGTGGCGCCGGGATTCAAAGCGTCGGTTGAGGCGGAAGTGGCG ggccAAACCCACTGTGGTGCCCGGATGCTGCCACCCACCAAGGAACAGCCCCGGGGGGCCGGGGAGCACCCGGGGGGCCGTCGAGCGAGACCCCCGCGGCAGAGCTGGCAGGTGCTGGCCCAGAGGAGCCAGAGTGTGGcccctgtgggtgtctgggtggaGAGTGGCCCGGACCAGCCGCAGGAGAGCCTGGCCTTT GCTTCAGCGTTTCAGGTGGAGGAGGAGCTGAAGGAGCAGCAACGGGAGAAGGCAGCCAGCCTGAGACGCTTCCAGGGAGAGGTGAGGCAGCGGGTGAACCAGCAGGTCAGGATGcgaagaaagcagcagctgcagcagtccTGCGAAGCG GCGGAGAGGGAGAGCAGCGTGGCCGCGCAGTACGCGGGCTCCGTGCTGCGCTTCGCCCCCAGGAAGAGCACGTGCCTGTTCCGGAGCCCCCCCACACCCAGAATCTGCAGTCCTGGCGCTCGCGTGGTCCCGCCACCGCAGCCGGGGATGGGAGACGAGCCGTTCCAGCAGCAAGCTGCCGAG CTTAGCAAAACCCTGAAGCAAGTTCGGCGCAGGCTGGCGTCCTGCAAAACCGTGCTCCAAGGAGCCCCCGAACTCCCCGGCGGAATCTGGAGCCGAGAG AAACCAGAGTCTTGCAAGACAGCCACGGTGCCCGCAGGAGATGAGAGTGAGGAAATCCTTCTGGCAGGGCATCACGATCTTCCAGCTGAACTGCAAGACCAGGGGACAACCCCGCAGCAGGCTGAGCAAGATGATGACTTCTACATCAAAATTGAATTTGAAAAA TTCTGTGACAGATCAGTGAAGGACTCGAGCTTGCCCGAGCCCCCGCAGAGGCTGCACGCCGATGACCAAGCTCCCCTCATCCTCTGGGCTGGTGTAGACCGTGAGGAAACCAAGAAGCAG CGTCAGAACGAGTACCTGAGATACAGGCGCCTCTTCATGAATATCGAGCGCGAGCAAGTgagggagcagcagaggcagaaggagagGCAGAAGCAAATGGCCCA GATTAAGAGCAAGAAGGAGAAGCAGCGCCGGGCGGAGGAGCAGAGGATGCGGGAGGTGGCTGCCCAGCAAGGACCCTCCCTGCGTGAGGGAGCCTGTGACACGCTGGCCCAGCTGAAACtggtggagaggagagagaagatgaTTAAGGAAAAACAGCGAAATAAGGAGCATGTGAG GTACCTCGAAGCTCTGCGGGCCCAGATGAGGGAGAAGATGAAGCTGTATAACATTGACTTGCCCCTGTTGTGCTCCTGCGGGTCCGATTTCTGGGACTCCCACCCGGATACCTGTGCCAACAACTGTGTCTTCTACAAAAACCACAAAG CCTACAGCCACGCTCTGCAGTCCGTCATCTCATCCTGCGCCCCCACGGACACGAGCTCCTCGGCGAGGGCCCCGCTCCGAGACTTGGCCGCTCTCTGCGCTCGCTGGGGGAGGCCCCTGTGA